AAGGCGGCTCCTGGTCCGACAAAAAGGACATCGTGTACTGGCGCGGAATCGCCAGCGGCGGACGCAATCGTGTCGACACATGGACAGGCTACCAGCGCCACCGACTCGTCTCCATGCTCAACGGGACAGAAGTATCCTTGACAAACGGGTCCAAATCCGCCGGTATCAACTTCCGTCAACCGGACTACCAGTACTACAATATCTGGGCCGGCTTAGACGGTACCTTACCTGACTATCTAAACGAACACTGCGACCTCGGCTTCCTGGACCTATGCTGTTTTCCCCGCGAAGACGGCAAGCACTGTTCATACACCGACCCACATTACAAGATCGTGGAAGGCATGCccatgaagaaaatgtaCCAGTTCAAGTATCTGCCCGACATCGACGGGAACTCGTTCAGTGGGCGTTATCGCGCGTTCTTGTTGTCGACTTCTTTGCCTATCAAGGCGACTGTATATAAGGAGTGGCATGATTCGAGGCTCATTCCGTGGGCACATTTTGTGCCTATGGATTCATTGTATATGGATATCTATGGCATTATTCAGTATTTTATTGGGTATAAGGGACGGAATGGACATGATGGACaggcggagaagattgcaCTGAATGGAAAGAGCTGGGCCGAAAAGGTGCTCAGACAGGAGGATATGCAGCTTTATGTGTATCGCTTGCTCTTGGAGTATGCCCGGTTGTGTGATGACAGGAGAGATAGTTTGGCGTTTGTGGGTGATTTATTATGAACAGATCATGATGGAAAGTTCACTTTGTAAAATAAAGCAATATAATGCAAGAAATTGTTAGCAAGACCAACCCACCATACCACTTGCTAGAAAActcagaagaaaaaaggaaaaggcagaaacaacgaaaaaaaaagccgcGCAACCCCCCCTAGTCTATGAGATGTCAGTGAAGTCTTGGTGACCGCCATGTCACTGTCAGCAAATTCTCACCGTTCATCACCAGGTCATCCTCCAGcacatcctcctcgtcctcttgCTGGTCCTGTGGCTGGGGCTCGGGCTGGGGTTGGGCCCGGGGCTGGGTGTTTTGGTGAAGATGGTTCTGTTTTCGATATCCAAATTAGTCACAATATATTCAATGCCGAAGACTACTAAAAACCCCAATGATCCGCCCCTGTAGAATTGTTAACTAGCTGTATAATGTATGGGAGCTCATAACATACCAAGGCCATGTGCCCGGCCATGTGCCCGGCCATGTGCCCGGCCATCAGCGGGCAATTGCGGTAGTTGTGCCCCCTTTCGCCACTGTAGTGGCACTTGTTCCTCGTTCTCTGCTTGATTGTTATATGCGTAAATCGAACAACGCATATCTAATACGCCGAGTCAAAACCAGCTTCTTGATGGCCCCGCGATGGCCACCACGACCACCCCTGCCTCCTCCCTGCGCCTGTACGTTTCTATTTGCGTCCATTTTTTGTTCAAAATCTGTACGAGTAGTATAAAAATGGAGGTTGGTAACTACAACAACTCCCAAGGGCCGTCATCTTAAGATCGACAGCAGGGTGCTGTATAGCCCATGCAACAACCTGTGCTTGTGTAGCACCTGTGTTACTGTGGGTTATTGTTACGCAGCTCCTGACAGGCTTGGATATGATTCTCgcgctgttgttgttgcgcTGTTGTTACTGATTATCCATCCATTTCTGATGATCCATAGGCTGTGTAGCACCTGCGTATCAGCCGTCGGCGCATGCCTTTTTCCTCGTGTGCAGTTCGGTACTGCAACTATCGTAAAATATCTTAAGCCTTGCAGTCCTCCGTCAGTGATGGCGACATATTGCCGCAATACCTGCGTCTTGCCAGATTTCGCAGTCCCAGGGTTCGCAAAGAGACGAACCCTGTTCGAACGCTACATCTGGCGATGATAGGGATCGAATGAGACGACGGCCTATAGAAGTGACACGAGAGAGCTGTTCGCTCTAGTCTCGTCATGTGTGATCAGTGGATTCTGTGTGCTTTTGGAATCCTGCAGCACTTTCCATTGCTGGGTTAAAGTCGTGGGAAATGCCGCAAGGCTATTCTGCCGACCGATTCCGACAACAGCAATGTGGTTTTGGTTGTCTTGCTCACTAGCTAAAAGAGCCTGAGGCGCTGTGAGATTCAATCCTATGTTGGTAATATTGAATTGAGTAAAGGACTCAGCAGGAGGACAGATTGTCcggaagaaaaggagctgCCCCTGAGTAATTTAGGAGCCAGAATGTAAGTTCTAGCAGCTGAGTAGAGTCTTATCTCTCATCTCAGCTTGGGTTGCTGCAGCTTTCCAAGAACTGGAGTTCTAAAGAAAGGTTTTTGGGGGATTGTGGGTTATGTCTAGGAGTAAGAATCTACTAAAGCTTGGTTggtagtaataatataaccTACACTAGCTCTGGACCTAGGTGTGAATAGGTAGAGAGGGAAGGGCATGGGTCATAATTCGTTTGTTGTAAAGAAGCCCATGAATTCAACAAGGTGTGAATATATTCAAGAATGGCGCTGGATATGCAATAGCAGCAGTATTCCCCAGATTCATTCAACTATATGCGCCACCATTCCCATGATTAGAGAATATTGCACGTCTGCTATGCGGTCTATGTTGTGCAAAACGTGAAGCAGGAGGTAGCTCTTGGGTGTATAGTATGAGGGTATCACAAATTACAGTGCGTACAACGTATTAAGATCcattaatatattctatttctacAGTCGATCGGTACCATCACTGTAGTTTAAAGTAAGGAACTGTGTAAGTTGTTTTTGGTTATACAGTATTAGAGATAAGATCATATTAGAGATTGCAACATTGACAGTCGAGTAATTGACTTTCTACCTCACAGCATACAAAGGGTGCTGGATACAACGCTAAACGAGCTCCCTTGTCACTGACTGCCCATGTCATACAGCTGTACACAGCCAACCGTAGGAAGCTTCACTATGCTAGCTAAATGAGATGACGAGGAATGACGTAGTGAAGTACGGGAGTAAGGGTAAGGTCCGATGGTACACCAGTTGAGGACATCTTATTCCCTATTACTTCACCAACACGTACTACTGATAGTAGACATATGACTAGGATTATAGCCAATCTTTATACTCTCCCCTCAACCTCTCCTGGTTTTATCACCAAGCTGCTTTAAGGTCTCTATTTTCTGTCTTCTCTAATGACCATGTGCACCAATAATGGGGCGTCTCGGAGGGTCGAGCTCCTGTCCGAAAGACTAATCGTGAAGTAGCCAGATGCTCTCCTGAGGGGCAATGAAGTCAACGATACTGTTGTAGAGGACTTCAAAGTTCGACGTGTTACATTTGACCCCGAAAGCTCAGATCAAGGAGCGTTGGCTTTTTTTACACCTATGCCCCTTGAAGTTCTGCGAATGTACCCAGTTCGTCcagatctccttctccccgaAGAGCTGCCAAATCTCGACTTCAGAGATTATGACCCGCCGGCAGACGCACAAGCCGATGACAACGAGTACTGGAATACAGGCCTATGCACAGAGATGCTAGCTGAGTATTTCAAAAGCTACATTCTGGGAGGGTTTCCGAGACGGTTGCCCCCAAATACATGTAGCCTAGCTGATATGCGCCAGCTAAACTGGATAAGGTGAGTAGACTTACGCCTTTGGTACttcaaataaaaatactcaCTGACTCTGATATATAGTGTGCCTCATCCGTTCCTTCTAGGGGCTGGCCTTGACTGCTACTATCCGCGCAGTCGTAATTCCTGGTCAGCGGGTCCGATACTCGAGCCAAAATCATCTGGAGACCACGTATATTCGCATACTACGCTCGTAGTGACCCAGGACTGCGAAGGGAGCAATGATTCGATGCTATTCGGCGAGTTGGCACCAATCATATGTTCCATGTATAACAGGGCCCGCCAACCCCAGGTACCCAACGAAGATCAGGAGTCTATGTTCGATGCCCCGGGAAAGATCGCCCAGTACGACCTACAATTTCCCGAGGTTCACTTCCCAGTGATGCTTATATCTTTCGTCGACCCACAGCATGGTCGGATATTCTGCGGTTATATGAATGGGGGAGAGCTTATTATTCATCAGTCAAAACTGTACAGTTTCGAACGCAAGGAGAGTGCACCATTCGATCTTTTCGCTAGCTTTGCCTTAAGTCAACCAGCACATAGTACTACGTGAGACTGGTGGTTGCGAACGTTTCTTTGATTTGCTGCGCGGTTTTAcattatttaattttttgtTTCTAGGTTTCGAATGTTTGTTGTTGTATTTGAATTTGGTTGAAACTGCGTATAGGTGGTGGGCCTATGCAATTATGCGGAAAGATTAGGATCCTCAGAATATGTAAGTAGTGATGCTCTCTTAATATAAGTTTAGGATCGTCATCGGGGGACAGGGCATCTGCCTACCGCCTGCCTTCGGCGGCCCGCCAATCTAACTGCTAACTCTAGCTACTGTAACCCCTAAGTTAGGCAGTTGTACTCCTAAGCTGAGGCACAAGCACCCCTAAATTTGGACACCCGTAGCATATTATTGGATTTACTAGTCTAAGTTTTCATAGGATTAATGAATAACTAGTATTTCATAGCCTAAATTGAGTATCTTAACTCCCCTTATACTGAACACCTCACATAAAAAGTACGCgttttagtatataaagtCCGAAATCGCTATATGCTGAGGCTGAATTCTGGCAGTCGAAGCTCTATTCTGACATAAGCCCTATGCCTGATTAGGTTAGTCGCCCCCCGATGACGCTCCAAAGTCTGTACCAGCCTCTCAATCTAAGCTGTATTAGGCTACGGGTATTGTCTGTGCTAACCGCCTTTGGTTAACCACGTACGAGCGGCTATGAAGACGCATTGCCTCAGCCCTAGGAGTCCATTTTTCTTTAGCTTCGCATTGGCTACATCGTTTGACATGTCGAAAATAGATCCAAGGTCCAGATATACTTCTGCCTGGTCCAAAATGGCCCCAAAACATCGAACcaagtataatttaattgCCGCGGCGGCGGTGCAGTCCATCCAACATATAAATTATGGCCCTTCACCCAGTTCTCACCCCCAAACCGAATCAGATCTTCAAGACGAAGTACTCCTG
This window of the Aspergillus flavus chromosome 8, complete sequence genome carries:
- a CDS encoding uncharacterized protein (expressed protein), encoding MPLEVLRMYPVRPDLLLPEELPNLDFRDYDPPADAQADDNEYWNTGLCTEMLAEYFKSYILGGFPRRLPPNTCSLADMRQLNWISVPHPFLLGAGLDCYYPRSRNSWSAGPILEPKSSGDHVYSHTTLVVTQDCEGSNDSMLFGELAPIICSMYNRARQPQVPNEDQESMFDAPGKIAQYDLQFPEVHFPVMLISFVDPQHGRIFCGYMNGGELIIHQSKLYSFERKESAPFDLFASFALSQPAHSTT